A single region of the Pseudorhodoplanes sp. genome encodes:
- a CDS encoding TAXI family TRAP transporter solute-binding subunit gives MVVVKRGHLLAASAIVLTAVFAVSAWQPAQSQDRKSIRWATSSVDSYGYKVAAAMTKIAEEALGGEYTITVNPYPATTAAMKAAMDGNAEIGYTADVGMTQVYGGEGGFKNYTPAKGKLVHTWYAYPMESFMAVPADKASQFKCLKDLSGKPTFFTPAGFMNWLNFQRMYKALGYDFKHVQIDPKTQADALKAGTIAGSVAYTTAGRSLAPYWKETDVRMDVKVVNPCPDEVTKLKSAGLAISDVSPSVFSKDVGVKEIQGVPILFAYNMRPDMPEDVVYKLLNAFYKNRDALAKADAGFAPMAKDFVGMQVNGIKANPEIPVHPGLAKFLKEHKAWDDKWKIASTKS, from the coding sequence ATGGTAGTTGTGAAACGAGGTCATCTTCTGGCCGCCTCCGCGATCGTACTTACGGCCGTATTTGCCGTATCCGCATGGCAGCCTGCACAATCTCAGGATCGCAAATCGATCCGATGGGCGACGTCAAGTGTCGACTCCTACGGTTACAAGGTGGCGGCGGCGATGACCAAGATCGCCGAGGAGGCACTCGGCGGCGAATATACGATCACCGTCAACCCCTATCCGGCGACGACCGCAGCGATGAAGGCAGCAATGGATGGCAATGCCGAGATCGGTTACACCGCCGACGTCGGCATGACACAGGTCTATGGAGGAGAAGGCGGCTTCAAGAACTACACGCCCGCCAAGGGCAAGCTGGTTCATACCTGGTACGCCTATCCCATGGAATCCTTCATGGCGGTGCCGGCCGACAAGGCCTCGCAATTCAAATGCCTGAAGGATCTGAGCGGAAAGCCAACCTTCTTCACGCCCGCCGGCTTCATGAACTGGCTGAATTTCCAGCGCATGTACAAGGCGCTCGGCTACGACTTCAAGCATGTGCAGATTGACCCGAAGACCCAGGCCGACGCGCTGAAGGCCGGCACAATCGCAGGCTCCGTCGCCTATACGACAGCCGGCCGCTCGCTGGCGCCGTACTGGAAGGAAACCGACGTCCGCATGGACGTGAAGGTCGTCAATCCCTGCCCGGATGAGGTCACCAAACTGAAATCGGCCGGTCTTGCGATCAGCGATGTCAGCCCGAGCGTCTTCAGCAAGGATGTCGGCGTCAAGGAAATCCAGGGCGTGCCGATCCTGTTCGCCTACAACATGCGGCCCGACATGCCTGAGGACGTTGTCTACAAGCTGCTCAACGCCTTCTATAAAAACCGCGACGCGCTCGCAAAAGCCGATGCCGGCTTTGCGCCGATGGCGAAGGATTTCGTCGGCATGCAAGTCAACGGCATCAAGGCCAATCCGGAAATCCCGGTCCATCCCGGACTTGCCAAGTTCCTGAAGGAACACAAGGCCTGGGATGACAAGTGGAAAATTGCCAGCACAAAAAGCTGA
- a CDS encoding TRAP transporter fused permease subunit: protein MTSDQIKKQFNLGNLILIFAIIQFVWLSWYFYTGYGGPQELVSRVMSIALALQILFMYRDKYLYPWLPPRVNDLIVFLYLAICAYAFWHFWWEYEEIAIYRQGSYTTQDYLVGLLIFLLVMELSRLAHPVLFWINLFLVFYTLWGYLSPIDFFWHPGTSFYRIVTSSTVELSTGIYGIYGQIALTLIAAFLLLAAAAQGFGAQSAMINVMRRLAGRSRQMVPQTAVLGSLSIGMISGSGSANAVVVGTITIPLMKRYGVPAAFAGAVESAASMGGLIMPPMMGIGAFLMSEFLGVPYWDVVVRGFSLAIVYYVSLALAVYLICVRLLPRDTVAAPSVPLYDRTKTSIFFFSVLFLIYHLGYLGTGELLAAIYTAGLMFVLLLIAFLYFKYVLKDPDVVPQSLIGNIRLCLETHADMTSYLTLLLATLGIMIGLFTVTGFINRMGGMLLDLGAWNILAMIFMAYIFGWLVGAGLPPTATYIIGAVVIVQPLTSLGVNPWVAHFFVFLLSVWGELSPPTSLTAAISARIAEASFMRTMWEALKLCLPITLMTFAIFTRSEMVVTPGWTQVLNTISVLIGTCGVAFAMFGRYTTKAALDIGLRLLLTALAGVVLFHPNDTIALSISPLVFVGLVAGIWRHRIVSPPAALTDDTGAAVKDDEKLSELLQEAKREY from the coding sequence ATGACAAGCGATCAGATCAAGAAGCAATTCAACCTGGGAAATCTGATCCTTATCTTTGCGATAATTCAGTTCGTCTGGCTATCCTGGTATTTCTACACGGGATATGGCGGACCGCAGGAACTCGTCTCCCGGGTCATGTCGATCGCATTGGCCCTGCAAATCCTGTTCATGTACCGCGACAAATATCTCTATCCGTGGCTGCCGCCGCGGGTGAACGATCTTATCGTTTTCCTTTATCTCGCAATCTGCGCTTACGCCTTTTGGCATTTCTGGTGGGAATACGAAGAGATCGCGATCTACCGGCAGGGCTCCTACACAACGCAGGACTACCTCGTCGGGCTGCTGATCTTTCTGCTGGTGATGGAACTGTCCCGCCTCGCCCACCCGGTCCTGTTCTGGATCAACCTGTTCCTGGTTTTTTACACGCTGTGGGGCTACCTCAGTCCAATCGACTTTTTTTGGCATCCCGGCACATCCTTCTACCGCATCGTCACATCCAGCACCGTCGAATTATCGACCGGCATCTACGGCATCTATGGCCAGATCGCGCTGACGCTGATTGCGGCCTTTCTTCTGCTGGCAGCGGCCGCGCAAGGCTTTGGCGCACAGAGCGCGATGATCAATGTGATGCGGCGTCTCGCCGGCCGCTCACGTCAGATGGTGCCGCAAACCGCCGTCCTTGGTTCACTGTCGATCGGCATGATCAGCGGCAGCGGATCGGCGAACGCCGTCGTCGTCGGCACCATCACCATTCCGCTGATGAAACGCTACGGTGTGCCGGCTGCTTTTGCCGGCGCCGTGGAATCGGCGGCCTCAATGGGCGGGCTGATCATGCCGCCGATGATGGGGATCGGCGCCTTTCTGATGTCGGAATTTCTCGGCGTGCCTTATTGGGACGTGGTCGTGCGCGGATTCTCGCTCGCCATCGTCTATTATGTGTCGCTGGCGCTTGCCGTCTATCTGATCTGCGTGCGGCTTCTGCCGCGTGACACCGTCGCAGCGCCCAGCGTTCCTCTCTACGACCGCACCAAAACCTCGATCTTCTTCTTTTCGGTCCTGTTTCTCATCTATCACCTCGGCTATCTCGGCACCGGTGAATTGCTGGCGGCGATCTACACTGCAGGCCTGATGTTTGTGCTGCTGCTGATCGCCTTTCTTTATTTCAAGTACGTGCTGAAAGATCCCGATGTCGTGCCGCAATCGCTGATTGGCAACATCCGCCTGTGCCTCGAGACGCACGCCGACATGACGTCCTACCTGACGCTGCTCCTGGCGACCCTCGGAATCATGATCGGCCTGTTCACCGTCACCGGCTTCATCAACCGCATGGGCGGGATGCTACTCGACCTCGGGGCGTGGAATATCCTGGCCATGATCTTCATGGCGTATATCTTCGGCTGGCTGGTCGGCGCCGGTCTGCCGCCGACGGCGACCTATATTATCGGCGCCGTGGTGATCGTGCAGCCGCTGACCAGCCTCGGCGTGAACCCGTGGGTGGCCCATTTCTTCGTATTCCTGCTCTCGGTGTGGGGAGAACTCTCGCCACCAACGTCCCTCACCGCGGCCATCTCCGCACGCATCGCAGAGGCCTCCTTCATGCGCACCATGTGGGAAGCGCTCAAACTTTGCCTGCCGATCACCTTGATGACATTCGCCATCTTCACCCGCTCGGAGATGGTGGTGACGCCGGGCTGGACTCAGGTTCTCAACACCATTTCGGTTTTGATCGGCACCTGCGGCGTCGCCTTTGCAATGTTTGGCCGCTACACCACAAAAGCGGCGCTGGATATCGGATTGCGGTTGCTGCTGACCGCCCTCGCCGGCGTCGTTCTCTTCCATCCGAACGACACCATCGCCCTGTCGATCAGCCCGCTGGTCTTCGTCGGGCTCGTCGCCGGAATCTGGCGCCACCGGATCGTCTCTCCACCGGCCGCACTGACCGACGACACTGGCGCGGCGGTCAAGGATGATGAGAAACTGTCGGAGCTTCTGCAGGAGGCAAAGCGCGAATACTGA
- a CDS encoding Spy/CpxP family protein refolding chaperone — protein MWKAAFAGAVALVITASTGAFAETPAIQANYRVASQASGELESGIARFKSALRLTPDQEKHWPRVASALREIARNSDQPDNDQRGMLRRIGSRATEMVLSAAAMKRLISAAQPLMKTLDVEQKSKAIQLARAMGFGSVAARFE, from the coding sequence ATGTGGAAGGCAGCCTTCGCGGGTGCGGTGGCCCTCGTGATCACGGCGTCGACTGGCGCGTTCGCGGAGACGCCCGCCATTCAGGCCAATTATCGCGTCGCATCGCAGGCGTCCGGTGAGCTGGAATCCGGCATTGCCCGGTTCAAGTCGGCGCTGCGTCTGACCCCGGATCAGGAAAAGCACTGGCCGCGCGTCGCGTCGGCATTGCGCGAAATCGCCCGCAATTCCGATCAGCCCGACAACGACCAGCGCGGAATGCTGCGCCGGATCGGCAGCCGCGCCACCGAGATGGTGCTGTCGGCAGCCGCCATGAAGCGCCTGATAAGCGCTGCGCAGCCGTTGATGAAAACGCTCGATGTCGAACAGAAGAGCAAGGCGATCCAGCTTGCCCGCGCCATGGGATTCGGCAGCGTAGCAGCCCGGTTTGAATGA